One Cricetulus griseus strain 17A/GY chromosome 5, alternate assembly CriGri-PICRH-1.0, whole genome shotgun sequence genomic window carries:
- the Dsel gene encoding dermatan-sulfate epimerase-like protein yields the protein MALMFTGYFLFLTLMIFIFSTCEESVSNFSGWAVFTDDTEQFKNQKVQDFRSNQKLHPNLYFDAGDIQTMRQKSRTSHLHLFRAIRSAVTIMLSNPTYYLPPPKHADFAAKWNEIYGNNLPPLALYCLLCPEDKVAFEFVLEYMDRMVSYKDWLVENAPGDEVPVGHSLTGFATAFDFLYNLLGNQRKQKYLEKIQIVTEEMYEYSKIRSWGKQLLHNHQATNMIALLIGALVTGIDKGSKTNIWKQDVVDVMEKTMFLLNHIVDGSLDEGVAYGSYTSKSVTQYVFLAQRHFNINNLDNNWLKMHFWFYYATLLPGYQRTVGVADSNYNWFYGPESQLVFLDKFILRNGAGNWLAQQIRKHRPKDGPMVPSTAQRWSTLHTEYIWYDPKLTPQPPVDFGTAKMHTFPNWGVVTYGAGLPNTQTNTFVSFKSGKLGGRAVYDIVHFQPYSWIDGWRSFNPGHEHPDQNSFTFAPNGQVFVSEALYGPKFSHLNNVLVFAPSPSSQCNKPWEGQLGECAQWLKWTGEEAGDAAGEVITASQHGEMMFVSGEAVSAYSSAMRLKSVYRALLLLNSQTLLVVDHIERQETSPINSVSAFFHNLDIDFKYIPYRFMNRYNGAMMDVWDAHYKMFWFDHHGNTPVANIQEAEQAAEFKKRWTQFVNVTFHMESTITRIAYVFYGPYINVSSCRFIDSSSSGLQISLNVNNTEHSVSVVTDYQNLKSRFDYLGFGGFASVANQGQITRFGLGTQALVNPVRHDTVIFPFGFKFNIAVGFILCISLVILTFQWWFYLSFRKLMRCVLILVIALWFIELLDVWSTCTQPICAKWTRTESKANEKTLISEGKHVDLPDVVITSLPGSGAEILKQLFFNSSDFLYIRIPTAYIDIPETEFEIDSFVDACEWKVSDIHTGHFHLLRGWLLSLVQDTKLHLQNIHLHETSRNKLAQYFAANKDKKRKLKRRESLQEQRSRMKGAFDRDAEYIRALRRHLVYYPSARPVLSLSSGSWTLKLHFFQEVLGTSMRALYIIRDPRAWIYSMLYGSKPSLYSLKNVPEHLAKLFKIQEGKSKCSLNSGYAFEYESLKKELETSQSNTVSLLSHLWLANTAAAMRINTDLLPTSYQLVKFEDIVHFPQKTTERIFAFLGIPLSPASLNQILFATSTNLFYLPYEGEISPSNTNIWKQNLPRDEIKLIESICWTLMDRLGYPKFVD from the coding sequence ATGGCGTTAATGTTTACAGGATATTTCCTATTTTTAACattgatgatttttattttttctacctGTGAAGAATCTGTGAGCAATTTCTCTGGATGGGCAGTTTTCACAGATGATACGGAACAGTTTAAGAATCAGAAAGTACAAGATTTCAGATCCAACCAAAAGCTTCATCCAAATTTGTATTTTGATGCTGGCGATATACAAACAATGAGACAAAAATCTCGTACAAGCCATTTACATCTTTTTAGAGCTATCAGAAGTGCAGTGACAATTATGCTGTCCAATCCCACATACTACCTACCTCCACCGAAGCATGCTGATTTTGCTGCCAAGTGGAATGAAATATACGGTAATAATCTTCCTCCTTTAGCACTATATTGTTTATTATGCCCAGAAGACAAAGTTGCCTTTGAATTTGTCTTGGAATACATGGACAGGATGGTTAGCTACAAAGACTGGCTAGTTGAGAATGCACCAGGGGATGAGGTTCCAGTTGGCCATTCTTTAACAGGCTTTGCCACTGCTTTTGACTTTTTGTATAATCTGTTAGGTAATCAGCGAAAACAAAAATACCTAGAGAAAATACAGATTGTTACTGAGGAAATGTATGAATATTCCAAGATTCGCTCATGGGGCAAGCAACTTCTTCACAACCACCAAGCTACAAACATGATAGCATTACTTATAGGGGCCTTGGTTACTGGAATAGATAAAGGATCTAAAACAAACATATGGAAACAAGATGTTGTTGATGTTATGGAAAAGACTATGTTTCTCTTGAATCATATTGTGGATGGCTCTTTGGATGAAGGTGTGGCCTATGGAAGCTATACCTCAAAGTCAGTTACACAGTATGTTTTCTTGGCACAACGCCATTTCAACATCAACAACTTGGATAATAACTGGTTAAAAATGCACTTTTGGTTTTATTATGCTACGCTTTTGCCAGGCTATCAAAGAACTGTAGGTGTAGCAGATTCCAATTATAATTGGTTTTATGGTCCAGAGAGCCAGCTAGTTTTCTTGGATAAGTTCATTTTAAGGAATGGAGCTGGAAATTGGTTAGCACAGCAAATTAGAAAGCATCGACCTAAGGATGGACCAATGGTTCCTTCCACTGCCCAAAGGTGGAGTACTCTTCATACTGAATACATCTGGTATGATCCAAAGCTCACCCCACAGCCTCCTGTTGACTTTGGCACAGCTAAAATGCACACTTTTCCTAACTGGGGTGTTGTGACTTATGGGGCTGGATTGCCAAATACACAGACCAATACCTTTGTGTCTTTTAAATCTGGGAAACTGGGAGGACGAGCTGTTTATGACATAGTTCACTTTCAGCCATATTCCTGGATTGATGGATGGAGAAGCTTTAACCCAGGACATGAACATCCAGATCAAAATTCATTTACTTTTGCCCCCAATGGGCAAGTATTTGTTTCTGAGGCTCTTTATGGACCAAAGTTCAGCCACCTTAACAATGTATTGGTGTTTGCCCCATCACCATCAAGCCAGTGTAATAAGCCTTGGGAAGGTCAACTGGGAGAATGTGCACAGTGGCTTAAGTGGACTGGTGAAGAGGCTGGTGATGCAGCTGGGGAAGTCATTACTGCTTCACAACATGGAGAAATGATGTTTGTGAGTGGGGAAGCAGTGTCTGCTTATTCTTCAGCAATGAGACTAAAAAGTGTCTATCGTGCTTTACTCCTCTTAAATTCTCAAACTCTGCTTGTTGTTGACCATATTGAAAGGCAGGAAACTTCCCCAATAAATTCTGTCAGTGCCTTCTTTCATAATTTGGATATTGATTTTAAATACATCCCATACAGGTTTATGAATAGGTATAATGGTGCCATGATGGATGTGTGGGATGCACACTATAAAATGTTTTGGTTTGACCATCATGGCAACACTCCTGTGGCTAATatacaggaagcagagcaagCTGCTGAATTTAAGAAAAGGTGGACTCAATTTGTTAATGTTACATTTCATATGGAATCCACAATCACAAGAATTGCTTATGTGTTTTATGGACCATATATCAATGTTTCCAGCTGCAGATTTATTGACAGTTCCAGTTCTGGACTTCAGATTTCTCTAAATGTCAACAATACTGAACATAGCGTTTCTGTTGTAACTGACTATCAAAACCTGAAGAGCAGATTCGATTACCTGGGATTTGGTGGTTTTGCCAGTGTGGCTAATCAAGGTCAAATAACCAGATTTGGTTTGGGGACTCAAGCATTAGTAAACCCTGTAAGACATGATACAGTTATTTTCCCTTTTGGATTTAAATTTAATATAGCAGTtggatttattttgtgtattagtTTGGTTATTTTAACATTTCAGTGGTGGTTCTACCTTTCTTTTAGAAAGCTAATGCGCTGTGTATTAATACTTGTTATTGCCTTGTGGTTTATTGAGCTTCTGGATGTGTGGAGCACTTGCACTCAGCCCATCTGTGCAAAATGGACAAGGACTGAAAGCAAGGCAAATGAAAAGACCTTAATTTCTGAAGGGAAGCATGTAGATCTGCCTGATGTTGTTATTACCTCACTCCCTGGTTCAGGAGCTGAAATTCTGAAACAGCTTTTTTTCAACAGTAGTGATTTTCTGTATATCAGAATCCCTACAGCCTACATTGATATTCCTGAAACCGAATTTGAAATTGACTCATTTGTGGATGCTTGTGAATGGAAAGTATCAGATATCCACACTGGGCATTTTCATCTTCTTAGAGGGTGGCTGCTATCTTTGGTCCAGGACACAAAACTTCACTTGCAAAACATTCATCTACATGAAACCAGTAGGAATAAACTGGCCCAATATTTTGCAGCTAATAAGGACAAAAAACGAAAACTGAAAAGGAGAGAGTCTTTGCAAGAGCAAAGAAGTAGAATGAAAGGAGCTTTTGATAGAGATGCTGAATATATTAGGGCTTTGAGGAGACACCTAGTTTATTACCCAAGTGCTCGTCCTGTGCTCAGTTTAAGTAGTGGTAGCTGGACATTGAAGCTTCATTTTTTTCAGGAAGTTTTAGGAACTTCGATGCGGGCATTGTACATAATAAGAGACCCTCGAGCCTGGATCTATTCAATGCTATATGGTAGTAAACCAAgtctttattctttgaaaaatgtaCCGGAACACTTagcaaaattgtttaaaatacagGAAGGTAAAAGCAAATGTAGCTTAAATTCAGGCTATGCTTTTGAGTATGAATCATTGAAGAAAGAATTAGAGACATCCCAATCAAATACTGTCTCCTTACTATCTCATTTGTGGCTAGCAAACACTGCAGCAGCTATGAGAATAAATACAGATTTGCTGCCTACCAGCTACCAGCTTGTCAAGTTTGAAGATATTGTTCATTTTCCTCAGAAGACCACTGAAAGGATTTTTGCATTCCTTGGAATTCCTTTGTCTCCTGCTAGTTTAAACCAAATACTATTTGCAACTTCCACAAACCTTTTTTATCTTCCTTATGAGGGTGAAATATCACCATCTAATACTAATATCTGGAAACAAAACTTGCCTAGAGATGAAATTAAACTAATTGAAAGTATCTGCTGGACACTGATGGATCGTCTAGGATATCCAAAGTTTGTGGACTAA